ttatagagaaggatgcagaatactatcccacatattttgggtagttactcttttgtgaataaaataaatggctttaaatgcctataatcagatataaaaggaaacgtccctgaagaccaggaaacgcataactgaccaaataatatcccacgattcttggggatttacattaataaatgaggatcatatcccatatctacaacacttgtagacattcaaggtagtcattgcgtatctccaaggcttgacgtcattgtgcgagccgctgacacttcccgagcttacatttctttcgagatggcatatcgagctcgagatccctgctccgaagttgcttctgaagatgaggggctcacagagctatccttcgagatcgagatcatttcgaggtcaccatattcgagatcTGTACCacactttgcaggctccgatttacaatcgtagagcatacccttaaccctcacgagaccatttaatgcgaactcagctttcgaggtcatattttctacggctcgaaatctgggtataacagtttggaatttattttttttccatcTTAAAATCCAAGGTTTTAATAGGGTAGAAATATTTATTTTAGGgtgaaaacatatattttttcatttatcATTCCATTCTTAACAAACATTAGAATCTTTTTTCAACTAACAACATAATTAttatttcattcacatactatCATTTTCATTACTCTCAATCAAAGAAACCTTGCCATTACCATAAAAATTTTGACAAGCACATGCAAAATCCCATAGTGATTTACTGACAAACAAAAGAAAACTGTCATACTTATGCTTTGAATCCATGAACAATtgcctttttcttctctttttttgtATGTACTGACTAATTTATGAAGGTAAACTTATAGTTGTCTTCAATTTTTTATCATAAGGAAAAGCTTATAGCAAGCCCTTATTGTTACTCCTTCGCTTAGTTTCTTCTTAttagataaataaattaataaatacgtATAATAAACAAACTCTTATCTGTTTTAACACTTTCCAAACACAGTTTTATTATGCACTTCCCAAATTCTAGTGCAGCTAACCAGTAGGCAGTACAGAAGTGTATTTGGTTTTATTCTGCAGTCTAAAACATCTATTTTGAACTTTTATCTTGATAAAGAGTGAGTCAAGGTCATTTTGACTAGCTATATAAAGACTATTTTTATAGTTCAGTTACACTTTTCTTTTTATACTAGTTGCTCTTCTAACACGATCTGAATAGAATCAGAATGGTGCAATATTACAAACTTTATAACATAGCCACAGGACTAAACACACTACTTAGGCTCACGTAGATTATGTTTATGTATACAGCTAATTCACTCAACTGATCAGCAAAACATTAATTAACacccctatatatatattatatagtagCTAGTTTTACAATATTCTACAGAACTTGTAGGATTCATTATTCGAACTAGAACATCAGCCATGGTGATTTCCATCCCTTGAAGTTGCTGGCGAGTGATTCAGAGTGCCTGGACtaccaccacctccaccacctGAATTTCCAGAACCAGCACCATAGCCATATCCACCACCATGAGCCCCACCTGAACCATAGCCAAAACCTGAGCCAGAACCGGACCCAGTCCCAGAACCAGAACCAAAACCAAAGCCCTTACCGAACCCGGTTGGAGACCTACCAGACCCGGAACCATAACCCCATCCAGCTCCTGGGCTTGACCCCCAACCCCAGCTGTAGTCCCAGTTAGGACCATGAGCTGAACCACTCGCCCCACTTGGATTCCCGCCACCCCCAGCTGGTTCAGAAGACATTTTCCTGTTAGTGCCACCTGTTCCTGAATGATATGCCAAACCAGTTCCAGTGAGCAAGAGAAGAAAGAGAGTGAAATGGAGTGTATTGGGATGCATTGTTTTTAACttggtttctttttttttttttatatatattattggtTCGTTAGTGTAAAGATTATGAAATAATTTGTGGGATATGCAATGGGGTTTTATAGTGGATGGATAAAGCAAGGAATTGGGATTTCATGTGGATATGATCACTCACCCGTGAATGTATATGACTGTGAATGTGAATGTGATGAAACTTTATGATAGTTACATGCATGGTGCACTTGTCACATTGTGGATACAGGGGCCCCTATATCCACCACCGTCTTTCAACTAATTATGGCCCCAACTTAATTGTTGACAAAAGAAAATTATGTGGAGGTTATATACCCCACAGAACAAAGAGAGAATCACTTGGATTTTGAtacatatgtaaatatatattaaattattaatcaCATAATTAGAGACGATTGCAATTAGAAAGTTGTGGGTCATTTGAATTTGAGTTATGTATTAGCCTCAATAAATATATGTAAGTTTCTTAGAGCACTCTCAATAGAGGGAAAATAGATTTTTAGCTATATTTAGCTAAAATAtagataaaaaatgataaaatagcCTCCATCACATGAggtataatatataatttatttagatGCTACAGTACCAAGTTAGATATAACTAATAGAATAAATAAGATTTTTCTCCCCTAACTATGACCCTTGTGTAGAGTTTTGCGCTTGaatattttttttggaaaaaaatcaCCCCGAACCATAATAACCATTGCAAATGTCCCCCTTCAGTTGCAATTCGTTCATTTTTTAAACAATTTGTTGATTTGACACTGATATAACGCCAATCAAACATAATTCAACAATCAAATCATGAAATACATGCATAGATAGCAGTCTAATGACAAATTCTggaaatatatatctatattctTAGAGTtaatatttgtatgtttaatgccAATATAAACTTAGTTTCGGCTAGCGTAAGTTAACTAAATAGATCATCATACTACAACTATACATGTGGCCAATAGTCAGACTAgcaaatgatttaaaaaataaatataatataactaAATGGGTACATTTGCTATGATTGTTAAAGTTCAGGGGGAATTTTGTCCAAAAAAAAGTTCAATGAGAAAAACTCTAAATGGGTAATAGCTCAACGGACAAAATCCCTATTTATTCTAACTAATAAGACTTTAcatgttttgtaaaattattttacgactccattttttttctttctttctcaacgtatgcatacatatatatgaatattttattaacttaattttcctctttttttttcctcaacatatacatttatatatatatatatatattaggtgcAAATAATGTGTAATACAcatttacttaattttatttaaaaaatttattaaatacatttattaagttttaatgattctcatataaattttaaataaataaaaaatattatatatataaaaaagaataacaaagacatattaaaagaaaaattaaacctaaacattgtttgtgttttttttcaaaaatatgtacatatatgataacattttagatcataaactacactatttaatatataaaacatccatgatatatattattcaaattacacattaaaaaacttgtttattcttgatagaagataaatattattttaatttcttatgtagttaaatgttttctttataaatataaataataaaaaatttaataaaattaagattatgtattatatattataataatgatattttataatatttaaaattttattaatataattattagatatctagttttgtattaaatattattataataatggtgatattttataatatttgaatttatattgatataattgataaatatctatttttaataattgttatctctcaaaattcaagagatgacgcggcgaatgagaaagcggcacgtgcatcacaagtcatggaaaaacaacaaagtattgaaaaaagactgatgaacaaaaatggataagtccaggacctatagggaagtcgaccaaacCTAAACCTCATAGTAGGGGtgagcattgggcgggttggtcgggttacaaggcatttttacccgtccaatgtcataatcgggttagcaaaaatgacccgtaacttgcccaattaagaaatatttttttttaaaccgtccaataatttgggcgggttggtcgggttaacccgcccaaaccgaaatgGGATTTTTTGGGGCGGGTTAGGCGAGGGTCGGGTTGggcgggtcaacccgcccaaacaaattattattattttttttaaatttttttttaatttttgtaatttttttcttttaaatactaatactaatagtgtgaagtttatcttttttaacttaaaacaatattttaaatttatagtaaaaaaataaaacaaaacttaattaatttatatatatatataatgcttaattgggcgggttgggttatattttcaacccgcccaatgaaacaattgggcggtttaaattttggtcggtttattcgggttgcgttttttggcggttttttcgggttggtttgggcggattattcgggttgggcgggttgtaaaaatttctgcacagccctacctcataggggtggtcagcctggccctagccccttagggatggtcggcctaaccccaacccctacgggtggtcgacccacctattcttcatagggtggttggcctacaCTCCCAAAAACACTTTGCTGGATAGAGTTTACGTTCGTTCAAGTtgaaatcaacaggcctagcacccagaaggtcatcaagcctggcacccagaagatcagcaggcctagcacccagaggtcatcaggcctagcacccagaagatctgcaggcctagcacccagagggtcaacaggcctagcacccaagctctaaagggtcatcgggcctagcacctaagtctcatagaccaaccaagacttatcGTTTTCCCAAAAGTTTCAATCATGCATCgccaaccacgatccagagaaacaatgagaagacccacgatctcataatcatggggaggtggacacatatatccactcacaatgatcgtgtaccaaaccacgatccccagtcttgctgatcatgtaacaacccatGGGTACTATAGATAAAGGACCCAAAACTTCATTTAGAAGGTATTTGGATTGATTTTTAGACGGATATTTTATGGGGAGACACTTCGGGAAAATTTGTGATGAGTGAACTCTTTAGTTCATCTGTGTAATTGTCTATTGAGTGATttaatactaaagactaagtgaattaggttattactgttcatcagaacagggttcaaccactataaatttttgtgtgtttgtttagatatttgtactatgTCGTATATTGTATTTATTTCATTTAGGATGTCGTATACTATACATACGATCATTGGCCAATTTCGCAGGTCAACAATaacttttaaaagta
This genomic interval from Humulus lupulus chromosome 8, drHumLupu1.1, whole genome shotgun sequence contains the following:
- the LOC133798070 gene encoding putative glycine-rich cell wall structural protein 1, translated to MHPNTLHFTLFLLLLTGTGLAYHSGTGGTNRKMSSEPAGGGGNPSGASGSAHGPNWDYSWGWGSSPGAGWGYGSGSGRSPTGFGKGFGFGSGSGTGSGSGSGFGYGSGGAHGGGYGYGAGSGNSGGGGGGSPGTLNHSPATSRDGNHHG